In Flavobacterium cerinum, one genomic interval encodes:
- a CDS encoding Panacea domain-containing protein: MKTSKQIADWIISKVNTNAGDTISPLKLQKLLYYCQAWHLAIFKTPLFKEEIQAWAHGPVVPSQYSRFSYILRNDRIDPSSINLEKIVFDNVETEKLLNEVFEIYNEHSATYLEALTHSEKPWIDARVNLNEWERSNAIITHQTMERFYSDLNNGKTA; this comes from the coding sequence ATGAAAACGAGTAAACAAATTGCAGACTGGATTATTTCAAAAGTTAACACCAATGCCGGTGATACCATCTCTCCTCTGAAATTACAAAAACTCCTCTATTATTGTCAGGCATGGCATTTAGCTATCTTTAAAACACCTTTATTTAAAGAAGAAATTCAGGCATGGGCACACGGACCAGTTGTTCCGAGTCAATATTCCCGCTTTTCATATATACTGAGAAATGATCGGATAGATCCTTCCAGTATTAATTTGGAAAAGATCGTATTTGACAATGTAGAAACAGAAAAACTTTTAAATGAAGTTTTTGAAATCTATAATGAACATTCTGCTACCTATTTAGAAGCCTTAACCCATTCCGAAAAACCATGGATCGATGCCCGAGTCAATCTCAATGAATGGGAACGTTCCAATGCCATAATCACACACCAAACCATGGAACGCTTTTATTCGGATTTAAACAATGGCAAAACAGCATAA
- a CDS encoding MAG6450 family protein, with translation MAKQHKSFYINKDVVKTNTETVYINKTATHLIGTNENGDDLKLIISFLHLQNNYQCFSDWSKQDMNDFWNFYKKVHQYTWTQVYATARKIQKNGIAYTIIPVTKYPNPEFKNNLSQDITLFELRVDAKKRVHGFRNKSVFYLCWLDREHKITH, from the coding sequence ATGGCAAAACAGCATAAAAGTTTCTATATCAATAAAGACGTTGTAAAGACAAATACGGAAACAGTCTATATCAATAAAACGGCAACGCATTTGATTGGAACGAATGAAAATGGTGATGATTTAAAACTAATCATTTCTTTTTTACACCTACAAAATAACTACCAGTGTTTTTCAGACTGGTCCAAACAAGACATGAATGATTTTTGGAATTTCTATAAAAAAGTACATCAATATACCTGGACGCAAGTATATGCTACGGCCAGAAAAATTCAAAAAAACGGAATAGCTTACACTATTATACCGGTAACAAAATATCCAAATCCCGAATTCAAAAATAATTTATCACAGGATATAACGCTGTTTGAATTAAGAGTCGACGCAAAAAAAAGAGTACACGGTTTTAGAAATAAATCTGTTTTTTATCTATGCTGGTTAGACCGGGAACATAAGATTACCCATT